From a region of the Mesomycoplasma ovipneumoniae ATCC 29419 genome:
- a CDS encoding thermonuclease family protein gives MKRKFLKLFFTSINFTFIPFFIAACTTNQGAQGYFQAQKYYKIEDFSQNPELDLQNPDSQYAKDIAKFLNPNYSWTEEDKLKFKDDTLPDSKFFNHQKVTIQKWTDGDTATLKSVGETKIEPTFNVRIESIDTPEVGTSQSGTYKKTEGLEAEYAGRATKFAEKMLPKGTEVYFVYPKTGPARSFNRYVGSLFFGHNGFYKSYGVEIIKAGLAVPTLQSGFSGITNQATIYYYNSIKQAAAVENSINKKFGIYEKLKDSNISSVNENLESIYKTRGLAKISDFLVLGKENKDNNVVDWYEFRLENSKDTKSGNNK, from the coding sequence ATGAAAAGAAAATTTTTAAAGCTGTTTTTTACTAGTATAAATTTTACTTTTATCCCTTTTTTTATTGCCGCTTGTACAACAAATCAAGGCGCCCAAGGTTACTTTCAGGCCCAAAAATACTATAAAATAGAGGATTTTTCACAAAATCCTGAGCTTGATTTGCAAAACCCAGATAGTCAATATGCCAAAGACATTGCAAAATTTCTTAATCCAAATTATTCTTGAACTGAAGAAGATAAACTCAAATTTAAAGACGATACTTTGCCTGATTCAAAATTTTTTAACCACCAAAAAGTTACAATTCAAAAATGGACTGATGGCGATACAGCAACTTTAAAATCTGTTGGAGAAACTAAAATTGAACCTACTTTTAACGTGAGAATTGAAAGTATTGACACTCCCGAGGTAGGAACGTCCCAATCTGGAACTTATAAAAAAACTGAAGGACTTGAGGCCGAATATGCTGGTCGGGCAACTAAATTTGCCGAAAAAATGTTGCCAAAAGGCACTGAAGTTTATTTTGTCTACCCAAAAACAGGTCCAGCGCGTTCTTTTAACCGTTATGTTGGAAGTTTATTTTTTGGTCATAATGGATTTTATAAATCTTATGGAGTTGAAATAATAAAAGCAGGACTTGCTGTTCCAACTTTGCAATCAGGATTTTCAGGAATAACTAACCAGGCTACAATTTATTATTATAATTCAATCAAACAAGCAGCAGCAGTTGAAAATTCCATCAATAAAAAGTTCGGAATTTATGAAAAATTAAAAGATTCAAACATATCTTCGGTTAATGAAAATCTTGAATCTATCTATAAAACACGAGGTCTTGCAAAAATTTCTGATTTTTTAGTTCTAGGTAAAGAAAATAAAGATAATAATGTTGTTGACTGGTATGAATTTAGGTTAGAAAATTCAAAAGATACAAAAAGTGGAAATAATAAATAA
- a CDS encoding P68 family surface lipoprotein yields MNTHSKKGTKLRHKNNIAKKISRIFLSSLSVLAPIGIMASCGIGSNGVRGFTFDTPEDGKLVFGHNFSSSGNEIKALNKIIELWNTTQKDKPDFVEMKEQSFQGGYSGASNSIDTFLNTKDRLKLPNIVTNYSSLLAIVNKYSMTFPIVTNLKSDQDPTDENEKITKKFLKEQGIEDFLQINSEIPFLDEKGVYTLPFGKSSEGLYVNKVLFGWIIDQAMKHSTNPAKIKAEDKAFFEEFTKLAAQKTEDVKEIKKLWKEYVSTPDGLSGYEFKKSDIENFSDLQKLSSRIVKAFPKALEGSSLTAAKSVLGIDNAATLIYGLSRSLSENDKSKEVTVLNRKENLISYTSFFKKPESDRYKNLKQVYELLTKGMADKSIYFTTSGEYNSTYFRNHQQLFSIGSTAGFHHNYIRANDKNYKVSFTHENVEHIYSPNARFSAVIKASDLADISKEIKVKALNGKDTVKIKQSILAEIKSLLEKNPKKELFYFTDRDEVPSGIIEGSYKVLDKEEKFKPIVITGYNGVEITEASSSLNEDEMDILAAPHKFDNNSKITAVAAQGPDLIFIHANEKEDRAVKAFVNWILTEKVDFGDKFGKITPVEYFSKATSYLLPLKSTLSPDVSKPKNKGQKLALEQFSRFNNEQAKANYSLVYDNADARSSKFRSNLDSTVAQMQSLKAANGTVPSFNDFLNTLSQNLGPEFAREKN; encoded by the coding sequence ATGAACACACATAGTAAAAAAGGTACAAAATTAAGGCATAAAAATAACATAGCAAAGAAAATTAGTCGGATTTTCTTATCTTCTTTATCAGTTTTAGCACCAATTGGAATTATGGCTTCTTGTGGTATCGGTTCAAATGGAGTTAGAGGATTTACATTCGACACTCCTGAAGATGGTAAGTTAGTTTTTGGTCACAATTTTTCTTCAAGTGGAAATGAAATTAAAGCATTAAATAAAATTATCGAACTTTGAAATACAACCCAAAAAGATAAACCTGATTTTGTAGAAATGAAAGAGCAATCCTTTCAAGGGGGATATTCAGGAGCATCTAATTCAATTGACACTTTTTTAAACACAAAAGATCGACTTAAATTACCTAATATTGTTACAAATTATTCATCTTTATTGGCGATTGTAAATAAATATTCAATGACATTTCCGATTGTTACTAATCTAAAATCAGATCAAGATCCAACTGATGAGAATGAAAAAATTACCAAAAAATTCCTAAAAGAGCAAGGAATTGAAGACTTTTTGCAAATTAATTCAGAAATTCCGTTTCTTGATGAAAAAGGAGTCTACACTCTTCCGTTTGGAAAATCTTCTGAAGGTTTATATGTAAATAAAGTTTTATTTGGCTGAATTATTGATCAGGCAATGAAACACTCAACCAATCCAGCAAAAATTAAAGCTGAAGACAAAGCTTTTTTTGAAGAATTTACCAAATTAGCTGCCCAAAAAACTGAAGATGTTAAGGAAATTAAAAAACTTTGAAAAGAATACGTGTCAACCCCAGATGGACTTTCAGGTTATGAGTTTAAAAAATCTGATATTGAAAACTTTAGTGATTTACAGAAATTATCTTCAAGAATTGTCAAAGCTTTTCCAAAAGCACTTGAAGGCTCAAGTCTAACTGCGGCAAAATCAGTTTTAGGAATTGACAATGCAGCTACTTTAATTTATGGGCTTTCACGTTCTTTGTCAGAAAATGATAAATCTAAAGAAGTTACCGTTTTAAATCGAAAAGAAAATCTTATTAGTTATACATCATTTTTCAAAAAACCTGAATCAGACAGATACAAAAATTTAAAGCAAGTTTATGAGCTACTCACCAAAGGAATGGCTGATAAGTCAATTTATTTTACAACTTCTGGTGAATATAATTCAACTTATTTCCGTAATCATCAACAACTTTTTTCAATCGGATCAACAGCAGGATTTCACCATAATTACATAAGAGCAAACGACAAAAATTACAAAGTAAGTTTTACTCACGAAAATGTTGAACATATTTACAGCCCAAATGCAAGATTTTCGGCAGTAATTAAGGCATCAGATTTAGCAGACATCTCAAAAGAAATTAAGGTTAAGGCGCTTAATGGTAAAGACACCGTTAAAATTAAGCAGTCAATTTTAGCTGAAATTAAAAGTCTTTTAGAAAAAAACCCGAAAAAAGAGTTGTTTTATTTTACTGACCGAGATGAGGTTCCTTCTGGAATCATTGAAGGATCATACAAAGTTCTTGATAAAGAAGAAAAATTTAAGCCAATTGTAATTACCGGATACAATGGCGTTGAAATAACAGAAGCCTCAAGTTCACTTAACGAAGATGAAATGGATATTTTAGCAGCACCGCACAAATTTGACAATAATTCAAAAATTACTGCCGTTGCTGCCCAAGGCCCTGATTTGATTTTTATTCACGCAAATGAAAAAGAAGACCGTGCTGTTAAGGCTTTTGTAAATTGAATCCTAACTGAAAAAGTTGACTTTGGGGACAAATTCGGAAAAATAACTCCTGTTGAGTATTTTTCAAAAGCAACTTCATATTTATTACCGCTAAAATCAACGCTAAGTCCAGATGTTTCTAAACCAAAAAACAAAGGTCAAAAGTTAGCACTCGAGCAATTTAGTCGCTTTAATAACGAACAAGCTAAAGCAAATTATTCGCTTGTTTATGATAATGCTGATGCTAGATCCTCTAAATTTCGTTCAAATTTAGACTCAACCGTTGCACAAATGCAATCACTTAAGGCAGCCAATGGCACTGTTCCTAGTTTTAACGATTTTCTAAACACTTTGAGTCAAAATTTAGGACCTGAATTTGCAAGAGAAAAAAATTAA
- a CDS encoding P68 family surface lipoprotein, whose product MEKINKFKSIFLKTAISLGPVSSLAILTSCFSNANHTELKSQKDNPLHFETENDNTIDFRVIFGPTDNRTKALKSIFEKWNQKSEVKDKQTGFLPVKLENVAANYIDDQTNLITFLEVKDTKKLPNLTLNYPALAASLNKHGMILDLNSKSDLAQTIKNSYDERFLVETKNVPGIDQNTLAFLPILKTSKALLLDKPVLSYILESAKTSPNFKISESDKVRVENLDPKKTDLEYIKKVWGEYKSFPSDQGGFEGYTFSFEKFNNYKDLIDFLSRVRKSFPDAEKGSQTEKVNFLLGLNDTAALFFFVAFAQADGEYENSSYFKNLDGGSLNYTNLFDETSANHQNTKKAYEILSDLVKNKLLGPTSGRTKASEFLKNHQLVFAITSTSDYSRNFEKQGQNFLRLKVNTKTFDYPVGSKSKIWKIVSEENMPANAIAKVHQILDNSTGYVYEADSFSVKENDISLSKTDDKDLIEKIKNAIKSKTNLNSFNFLAIDPDFDKWVADKTKEDSNTSSLYVESTKNKVKLINQPENAFIFSKSHEKLNEDELEFLNEPSKTQESNKFNIVTSQGPSLIGFYNNEVENEATLNFVKWFISEKIEFDGPNNKKMTVTPSDFLAFSASNINPTKANLESNFDQNPAFAKNNAFKVAYEQFQNQLKNPEKYRVFTEPAGIDSNTFRKATLGSVSQLYNQFLANPNLNLEFNTFLRILKENIGASVKLKTEKNTQK is encoded by the coding sequence ATGGAAAAAATCAACAAATTTAAGTCAATATTTTTAAAAACAGCAATTAGCTTAGGACCGGTTTCTTCTTTGGCTATTTTGACATCCTGTTTTTCAAATGCAAATCACACTGAATTAAAATCACAAAAAGACAATCCACTTCATTTTGAAACCGAAAATGACAATACAATCGATTTTCGCGTAATTTTTGGGCCTACAGATAATCGAACTAAAGCTCTAAAATCAATTTTTGAAAAATGAAACCAAAAATCTGAAGTTAAAGACAAACAGACAGGATTTTTACCCGTTAAATTAGAAAATGTCGCGGCAAATTACATCGATGATCAAACTAATTTAATAACATTTTTAGAAGTTAAAGATACAAAAAAACTGCCGAATTTAACACTAAATTACCCAGCTCTGGCGGCTAGTTTGAATAAACACGGTATGATTTTGGATCTAAATTCCAAAAGCGATTTAGCCCAAACTATTAAAAATAGTTATGATGAAAGATTTCTGGTTGAAACAAAAAATGTACCTGGAATTGACCAAAATACACTAGCTTTTTTACCAATTCTAAAAACTTCAAAGGCACTTTTGCTCGACAAACCAGTTTTATCATACATATTAGAATCAGCAAAAACAAGTCCTAATTTTAAAATTAGTGAATCTGATAAAGTGCGAGTTGAAAATCTAGATCCAAAAAAAACCGATCTTGAATATATTAAAAAAGTCTGAGGAGAGTACAAAAGTTTTCCTTCAGATCAAGGCGGTTTTGAAGGCTATACTTTTAGTTTTGAAAAATTCAATAATTATAAAGATCTAATTGATTTTTTAAGTCGAGTTAGAAAATCGTTCCCAGATGCCGAAAAAGGTAGTCAAACTGAAAAAGTTAACTTTTTACTCGGACTAAATGATACAGCTGCACTCTTCTTTTTTGTGGCATTTGCCCAGGCAGATGGTGAGTATGAAAATTCAAGTTATTTTAAAAATCTTGATGGTGGCTCACTCAACTATACAAATCTTTTTGATGAGACAAGCGCAAACCACCAAAATACAAAAAAAGCCTATGAAATATTGTCAGATTTAGTAAAAAATAAATTACTTGGTCCAACAAGCGGCAGAACTAAAGCTAGCGAATTTTTAAAAAATCACCAATTAGTTTTTGCAATTACTTCAACAAGTGATTATTCGCGTAACTTTGAAAAACAGGGACAAAATTTTTTACGTCTAAAAGTTAATACAAAAACTTTTGACTACCCGGTTGGCTCAAAATCTAAAATTTGAAAAATAGTGAGTGAAGAAAATATGCCTGCAAATGCAATTGCAAAAGTTCACCAAATTTTAGATAATTCAACCGGTTATGTTTATGAAGCTGATTCATTTTCTGTTAAAGAAAACGATATTTCTTTAAGCAAAACTGATGACAAGGATCTAATTGAAAAAATAAAAAACGCTATAAAATCAAAGACTAATTTAAATAGTTTTAATTTTTTAGCAATTGATCCTGATTTTGACAAGTGAGTTGCTGATAAAACAAAAGAAGATTCAAACACTTCTTCACTTTATGTTGAATCAACAAAAAACAAAGTTAAACTGATTAATCAACCTGAAAATGCCTTTATTTTTTCAAAATCACACGAAAAACTTAATGAAGACGAGTTAGAATTTCTCAACGAACCTTCAAAAACACAAGAATCAAATAAATTTAATATTGTTACATCCCAAGGTCCATCTTTGATTGGATTTTACAATAATGAAGTTGAAAATGAGGCCACACTTAACTTTGTTAAATGATTTATTTCGGAAAAAATTGAATTTGACGGGCCAAATAACAAAAAAATGACTGTAACTCCGAGCGATTTTTTAGCATTTTCAGCTTCAAACATCAATCCAACTAAGGCAAATTTGGAATCAAATTTTGATCAAAATCCAGCTTTTGCAAAAAATAATGCTTTCAAAGTTGCTTATGAACAATTCCAAAATCAGCTAAAAAACCCTGAAAAATATAGAGTTTTTACCGAACCTGCAGGAATTGACTCAAATACTTTCCGAAAAGCAACTCTAGGAAGTGTTTCTCAACTTTACAATCAGTTTTTAGCCAACCCGAATTTAAATCTTGAGTTTAATACTTTTCTTAGAATTCTAAAGGAAAATATTGGCGCATCAGTTAAATTAAAAACAGAAAAAAATACACAAAAATAA
- a CDS encoding P68 family surface lipoprotein, translating to MKKLAKPILFSPLLISGLALVSCTLGTTNAKEFKFDGNNDGQLQFVTSWNEKQPRFQALDQVVKLWNEKPEVKDQNNHEYLPIKLTPNYDKDYTVMAAKFEQIFSANDKNQTLNLVINYPAVAASAAKHKMLLDLNKFPDLAQAIKDTYHPKFLESNTQIATLDEKGIYTIPFVKSSQTLVIDGPVMAWIIENAKKNGAKIADSPEDKRFFEQFSLPKSDTEHIKKLWAPRKFDDKNPNPWQNFELSHETFKYYDKVFDFSKRIKQGFVLKPADISTGDFPFGTDDIENLAFAKIFASAGGDYSKFMFEVTREKSKDLERVSFDKLFNKNSQSYQNTKKNYEQILDLFKSDAIFYPGRFSQESFANNLMNNHQLAMAISSTSNYQRRFVKSNSNFVFQVNGKTEKIPFSSKIQAYQIRELDPDQKDSQKAIYELKNVLTSQISQLINETKSSTYADSNVYLDPKDTSQAKKVKEFVDSNSKDSRQSYLVFGEDFSKFYQEKIKNTDSEIINLTNKNDKNDIFLLKNASVENPGGDKHLNQNEVVFLQEPIKNSSSDSKSIYTYQGPDLIAFHSNAEEDIATKNFLKWMLTHKQDFTYQGQSGEAKYHGSPSEYVAFRGNYLAPTKQVFGQNLSNTEQFQQNNSFRAAFKNFKTVNDDPQHNSFYMDPVDSRSALIRLEVKSTLNQMGRLVADGNQDQASFEKFLTALQTKLNSANVS from the coding sequence ATGAAAAAACTAGCAAAACCAATTTTATTCTCACCACTTCTTATCTCGGGATTAGCCTTAGTATCCTGTACATTAGGCACTACGAATGCTAAGGAATTTAAATTTGACGGAAATAATGACGGGCAGCTTCAATTTGTAACAAGTTGAAATGAAAAACAGCCAAGATTTCAGGCCTTAGATCAAGTTGTTAAACTTTGAAATGAAAAACCAGAAGTTAAAGATCAAAATAATCACGAGTATTTGCCAATTAAATTAACTCCAAATTATGACAAAGATTACACCGTAATGGCTGCTAAATTCGAGCAAATTTTTTCTGCCAATGATAAAAATCAAACCCTAAATCTTGTAATAAACTATCCAGCTGTTGCGGCAAGTGCGGCTAAACATAAAATGCTTTTAGATCTAAACAAGTTTCCAGATTTGGCTCAGGCTATAAAAGATACTTATCATCCAAAATTTCTCGAATCTAATACTCAAATCGCAACTCTTGATGAAAAAGGAATTTATACAATTCCATTTGTTAAATCTTCGCAGACTTTAGTTATAGACGGACCAGTTATGGCCTGAATTATTGAAAATGCAAAGAAAAATGGCGCTAAAATTGCAGACTCTCCGGAAGATAAACGCTTTTTTGAACAGTTTTCTTTGCCAAAATCAGACACCGAACATATTAAAAAGCTCTGAGCACCGCGAAAATTTGACGATAAAAACCCTAATCCTTGACAGAATTTTGAACTTTCCCACGAGACATTCAAATATTATGATAAAGTTTTTGATTTTTCCAAAAGAATTAAACAAGGATTTGTATTAAAACCAGCTGACATTAGCACAGGAGATTTTCCTTTCGGGACTGATGACATTGAAAATTTAGCTTTTGCCAAAATTTTTGCATCAGCTGGCGGGGATTATTCTAAGTTTATGTTTGAGGTAACAAGGGAAAAATCAAAAGATCTTGAGCGAGTTAGTTTTGATAAATTATTTAATAAAAATTCGCAAAGTTATCAAAATACAAAGAAAAATTATGAACAAATTTTAGATCTTTTTAAATCAGATGCGATTTTTTATCCAGGAAGGTTTTCACAAGAAAGTTTTGCCAACAATTTGATGAATAATCACCAACTTGCAATGGCAATTTCCTCAACAAGTAATTATCAACGCCGTTTTGTAAAGTCAAATTCTAATTTTGTGTTTCAAGTAAATGGAAAAACTGAAAAAATTCCATTTTCTTCAAAAATCCAAGCATACCAAATTCGTGAGCTGGATCCAGACCAAAAAGATTCCCAAAAAGCAATTTATGAACTAAAAAATGTCCTAACAAGTCAAATTAGCCAGTTAATAAATGAGACTAAAAGTTCAACTTATGCTGATTCAAATGTTTATTTAGATCCTAAAGACACTAGTCAAGCTAAAAAAGTAAAAGAATTTGTTGATTCTAATTCAAAAGATTCTCGTCAATCTTATTTAGTTTTTGGTGAAGATTTTTCTAAGTTTTATCAAGAAAAAATTAAAAACACTGACTCAGAAATAATTAATCTTACAAATAAAAATGATAAAAACGACATTTTTTTACTAAAAAATGCCAGTGTTGAAAATCCGGGTGGGGACAAACACTTAAACCAAAATGAAGTTGTTTTCCTCCAAGAGCCAATTAAAAATTCAAGCAGTGATTCAAAAAGTATTTATACTTACCAAGGACCAGATTTAATCGCTTTTCACTCAAATGCCGAAGAAGATATTGCAACAAAAAATTTCCTAAAATGAATGCTAACTCACAAACAAGACTTTACATATCAAGGCCAATCTGGTGAGGCAAAATATCATGGTAGTCCGAGTGAATATGTTGCATTTCGTGGAAATTATCTAGCGCCAACAAAACAAGTTTTTGGCCAAAATTTGTCTAATACTGAACAATTTCAGCAAAATAATTCTTTTAGAGCCGCATTTAAAAATTTTAAAACCGTTAATGATGACCCGCAGCACAACTCATTTTATATGGATCCAGTTGACTCAAGAAGTGCGCTAATCCGTCTTGAGGTAAAATCTACGCTAAACCAAATGGGCCGTCTTGTTGCTGATGGAAACCAAGATCAAGCTAGTTTTGAGAAATTTTTAACAGCACTGCAGACAAAATTAAATTCAGCAAACGTGAGTTAA
- the holA gene encoding DNA polymerase III subunit delta, protein MFFIIGSDNFLVQEKIFRLPEIKNSLLINFFANDSLDFIQENLEDSSLFDEKKVLIFNNFLLFSKNEKLNNLLASKIIKTKHTIIFKYVFDENLTNFALKNSWIYKRFTPQATKIIEAQQITKQNVGQFIAQMVKKFNVELEATKIFELESILPLNGWIIYNEIAKLKTLNKPINSAIIREYISDYSSYSTWGFIESFVDFDLTKVLKFYRQKLLEGHTIGLLLGQINSKLLLSFIVFLHKKAGKKDSYITKNLNISDFQLKKAVELYNKNGIKKIEKLIINLAKLDTEIKTSQINNKIAFELYLLQALR, encoded by the coding sequence ATGTTTTTCATCATTGGAAGCGACAATTTCCTTGTCCAAGAAAAAATTTTCAGACTCCCAGAAATTAAAAACTCATTATTAATAAATTTTTTTGCAAATGATTCGCTAGATTTTATACAGGAAAACCTTGAAGATTCATCACTTTTCGACGAAAAAAAAGTATTAATTTTTAATAATTTTTTGCTTTTTTCAAAAAATGAAAAATTAAATAATCTACTGGCTTCTAAAATCATAAAGACAAAACACACAATCATTTTTAAGTATGTTTTTGATGAAAATTTAACCAATTTTGCTCTTAAAAATTCATGAATTTATAAGCGTTTTACTCCTCAGGCCACTAAAATAATTGAAGCCCAGCAAATTACAAAACAAAATGTTGGCCAATTTATTGCTCAAATGGTCAAAAAATTTAATGTTGAATTAGAAGCAACCAAAATTTTTGAGCTTGAATCAATCTTACCGCTAAATGGTTGAATTATTTATAATGAAATTGCAAAGCTAAAAACTCTAAATAAACCTATAAATTCAGCAATAATTCGCGAATATATAAGCGATTACTCATCATATTCTACTTGAGGTTTTATTGAATCATTTGTTGATTTTGATTTAACAAAAGTTCTAAAATTTTACCGACAAAAATTATTAGAAGGGCACACAATTGGCTTGTTATTAGGGCAAATTAACTCAAAATTATTGCTTAGTTTTATTGTTTTTTTACATAAAAAAGCAGGTAAAAAAGATTCTTACATCACTAAAAATCTTAATATTTCTGATTTCCAACTTAAAAAAGCAGTCGAACTATATAATAAAAACGGAATTAAAAAAATTGAAAAATTAATAATTAATCTTGCAAAATTAGATACAGAAATCAAAACTTCGCAAATTAATAACAAAATAGCCTTTGAATTATATTTGCTCCAAGCGTTAAGATAA
- a CDS encoding ComEC/Rec2 family competence protein, producing the protein MFPKIANSSVSFESKVVDKVSFGNFVKFESDKIFIRGNQYEIGTLLKLSGKLVRPKNTSDFDFVSYLKSKGSFLVLEDAKITFLEESNTIFAKVRKFFSIQENYSKKLIPMIFLAETPVDASEFRKILVNLGVYQIFVVSGFHINLFKQLFFSFSKMLKIRQFIYKPLFFCFLTFQLFLFNFSISFLRGFLFWGLIEVNKLFLNKKFNKIELLSMSGILILSINPLIFYSVGFVLTFTISFIITIINQIKFPKNWHKVVVNFLFINFFSSIFSTFLNSYYNLMAPINTIVFTGFFTFLYASLLIFIFNPQIVEWISKFFIQSVGYIQEFQILTLNIQSSLAFLIISCIISLVCFSSLEATISLSKKKFSDSQKLKTHY; encoded by the coding sequence ATGTTTCCAAAAATTGCAAATTCAAGCGTTAGTTTTGAAAGTAAAGTTGTCGATAAAGTTAGTTTTGGAAATTTTGTAAAGTTTGAGAGTGACAAAATTTTTATCCGCGGCAATCAATATGAAATTGGAACACTATTAAAACTTAGTGGGAAACTTGTCAGACCTAAAAACACATCAGATTTTGATTTTGTTTCGTATTTGAAGTCAAAAGGTTCCTTTTTAGTTTTGGAAGATGCAAAAATTACTTTTTTAGAAGAAAGCAATACTATTTTTGCAAAAGTTAGAAAATTTTTCTCGATTCAAGAAAATTATTCCAAAAAGCTCATTCCGATGATTTTTCTTGCCGAAACTCCAGTGGATGCTAGTGAATTTCGAAAAATATTAGTAAATCTTGGAGTCTACCAAATTTTTGTCGTTTCAGGATTTCATATTAACCTTTTTAAACAATTATTTTTTTCATTTTCCAAAATGTTGAAAATACGGCAATTTATATACAAACCTTTGTTTTTTTGTTTTTTGACTTTTCAACTGTTTTTGTTCAATTTTTCAATTTCGTTCTTAAGAGGATTTTTGTTCTGAGGTCTCATTGAAGTTAATAAATTATTTTTGAATAAAAAATTTAATAAAATAGAACTTCTATCAATGAGTGGAATTTTAATTTTATCTATAAATCCTTTGATTTTTTACTCAGTAGGATTTGTTTTGACATTTACAATCAGTTTTATAATAACAATTATAAATCAGATAAAATTTCCAAAAAATTGGCACAAAGTAGTTGTTAATTTCTTATTTATAAATTTTTTTAGCAGTATTTTTTCAACTTTTTTAAATTCATATTACAACCTTATGGCTCCGATAAATACGATTGTTTTCACCGGTTTTTTTACTTTTTTATACGCAAGTTTGCTTATATTTATTTTTAATCCACAAATTGTTGAGTGAATTAGCAAGTTTTTCATCCAAAGTGTTGGTTATATTCAGGAATTTCAAATTTTAACTTTAAATATTCAATCCAGTTTAGCTTTTTTAATTATTTCATGTATAATTTCATTAGTATGTTTTTCATCATTGGAAGCGACAATTTCCTTGTCCAAGAAAAAATTTTCAGACTCCCAGAAATTAAAAACTCATTATTAA
- a CDS encoding MAG0490 family ComEA-like DNA-binding protein, translated as MKKIQVISLIVLAGSLAGFSFLAYKLQSHVRPKKQISITILHGVRNPGTKFFNYGTKWRQIFADFDVIRGYDTSQYESELEVTSDQKISLKPTEKKSTLNKITLKALEKIITNKKIATKLHAFLKESKNKQITWKEIEWALHLDSATLKILQENFILD; from the coding sequence ATGAAAAAAATACAGGTTATCAGTTTAATTGTTTTGGCTGGGTCTCTTGCTGGATTCTCGTTTTTGGCATACAAACTTCAATCTCATGTCAGGCCGAAGAAGCAGATTTCTATAACAATTTTACACGGAGTTCGCAATCCTGGTACAAAATTTTTCAATTATGGAACAAAATGACGGCAAATTTTTGCCGATTTTGATGTAATTCGCGGATATGACACTAGCCAATATGAATCCGAACTAGAAGTTACAAGTGACCAAAAAATTTCCCTAAAACCTACAGAGAAAAAATCCACATTAAATAAAATCACTCTAAAAGCATTAGAAAAAATTATCACTAACAAAAAAATAGCAACAAAATTACATGCTTTTTTAAAAGAATCAAAAAATAAACAAATAACTTGAAAAGAAATCGAATGAGCTTTACATCTTGATTCGGCAACTTTAAAAATTCTTCAAGAAAATTTTATTCTTGATTAG